Proteins co-encoded in one Flavobacterium sp. M31R6 genomic window:
- the lepB gene encoding signal peptidase I, with amino-acid sequence MTLYLWFVFFLAVQVIHFLGTWKIYESAGRKRWEAAIPVYNAIVLMKIIGRPTWWTLLLFIPIINLIMFPVIWVETIRSFGKKSFIDTVLVIGTLGFYIYYLNYTQTLNYEADRDLSPDHKAADTISSLLFAVIVATIVHTYFIQPYTIPTSSLEKSLLVGDFLFVSKMNYGARVPMTTVAMPMVHDTIPLTKRKSYLTWPQLPYFRLPGFQTINRTDIVVFNWPADTVYKFRDRSGLRVDKPIDKKSNYVKRCVGIPGDSLSIKDGLVYINGKELILPERAKPQFSYNVVLDGKTPIDFEYLFKDMDITDGAGFLNQQTRDTLFISALTAANAERFKNIPGIKAVNRIISKNVEDGIFPHINKWNRDNFGPIYIPQKGKTVALNLETLPFYKTIISDYEKKDLKVNGNEIRIDGKVATTYTFDQNYYWMMGDNRHNSEDSRYWGYVPENHIVGKPIFIWMSIDGINGPKSNWKVRWDRVFTTVSGEGQPQSYFKYFLIALAAFFVGEYFWKKRKVKKEL; translated from the coding sequence ATGACACTATATCTCTGGTTTGTATTCTTTTTGGCCGTTCAGGTTATTCATTTCTTAGGAACTTGGAAAATATATGAAAGCGCAGGAAGAAAACGTTGGGAAGCAGCAATTCCAGTTTACAATGCAATTGTTTTAATGAAAATTATCGGTCGACCAACTTGGTGGACACTTTTACTTTTTATTCCAATCATTAACCTGATTATGTTTCCCGTTATTTGGGTAGAGACTATTCGTAGTTTTGGAAAAAAATCTTTTATAGACACAGTACTTGTAATTGGAACTTTAGGATTTTACATCTATTACCTTAATTACACTCAGACTTTAAATTACGAAGCAGATAGAGATTTAAGTCCAGACCATAAAGCCGCTGACACTATTAGCTCATTACTTTTTGCCGTAATTGTGGCCACTATTGTTCACACCTATTTTATCCAGCCTTATACTATTCCCACTTCTTCATTAGAGAAATCATTATTGGTTGGTGACTTTTTGTTTGTGAGTAAAATGAATTATGGGGCGAGAGTTCCAATGACTACAGTAGCCATGCCAATGGTACATGATACTATTCCATTGACCAAAAGAAAATCTTATTTGACTTGGCCTCAATTACCTTATTTTAGACTTCCTGGCTTTCAAACTATCAATCGTACAGATATAGTTGTTTTTAACTGGCCAGCAGATACCGTATACAAATTCAGGGATCGATCTGGACTAAGAGTAGACAAACCAATCGACAAAAAATCAAATTATGTAAAACGTTGTGTTGGTATTCCTGGCGATAGCTTATCCATAAAAGATGGATTAGTTTACATCAATGGAAAAGAATTGATTTTACCAGAACGTGCTAAACCACAGTTCTCTTACAATGTCGTTTTGGATGGTAAAACACCTATTGACTTTGAATATCTTTTCAAAGACATGGACATCACCGATGGAGCTGGTTTCTTAAACCAACAAACAAGAGACACTTTATTCATCAGTGCTTTAACTGCTGCCAATGCAGAGAGATTCAAAAATATCCCAGGAATCAAAGCTGTAAACAGAATTATTTCCAAAAATGTTGAAGATGGTATTTTTCCACACATCAACAAATGGAACCGAGATAATTTTGGTCCAATCTATATCCCACAAAAAGGAAAAACTGTTGCCTTAAACCTAGAAACTTTGCCTTTCTACAAAACTATCATAAGCGATTATGAGAAAAAGGACTTGAAAGTAAATGGCAATGAAATTAGAATTGATGGAAAAGTGGCCACGACCTACACTTTTGACCAAAATTATTACTGGATGATGGGAGATAACCGTCATAACTCTGAAGACAGTCGTTACTGGGGTTATGTTCCTGAAAATCATATCGTAGGAAAGCCAATTTTTATTTGGATGAGTATCGATGGTATTAATGGGCCTAAGAGTAATTGGAAAGTTCGTTGGGACAGGGTATTCACAACTGTTAGCGGTGAAGGACAACCTCAATCTTATTTTAAATACTTCCTGATTGCCCTAGCTGCCTTTTTTGTTGGTGAGTATTTCTGGAAAAAAAGAAAAGTGAAAAAAGAATTATAA
- the lepB gene encoding signal peptidase I, which translates to MSIYQWFLFFLFIQIVHFLGTWKLYEIAGRKRWEALIPVYNAIILMKIIGRPTWWTILLFIPIINLIMFPVIWVETIRSFGKNSSLDTFLVIITLGFYIYYLNYTQKLNYKADRNLKPENKTSDTVSSLLFAVIVATLVHTYIIQPFTIPSSSLEKTLYIGDFLFVSKLNFGARAPMTAIALPMVHDSIPLLGVKSYLFNDDITKKETSILNKFQLPYFRFPAIETIKRNEIVVFNQPADTLLDMDNFKPARNYYKPIDKKTNLVKRCVAIPGDSLEIREGDVYINGKLSKLPESAKLQYNFFVNTQGTSMDQNSLVKMYGARDGLKDGNGNFGLTNNGEYVLTLTDNEALRIANNPVVKSVKKYLLPKGEDGDVFPHIHMLGWNIDNFGPIYIPKKGVTIKLDKTTLPFYKRIIQEYEKNTLQIDGDKIIINGKPVNSYTFKQDYYWMMGDNRQNSLDARFWGYVPFDHVVGKPVFIWFSWDKDGKGIQKVRWNRVFSFVNNGEPKSYLIHFLIALAAFFVGEYFWKKRKEKKV; encoded by the coding sequence ATGTCAATATACCAATGGTTTCTTTTTTTTCTGTTCATACAAATAGTCCATTTTTTAGGAACATGGAAACTATATGAAATTGCAGGAAGAAAACGCTGGGAGGCTTTAATTCCAGTTTACAATGCAATCATTTTGATGAAAATCATTGGCAGACCTACTTGGTGGACTATTCTCCTATTTATTCCAATCATCAATCTTATCATGTTTCCCGTTATTTGGGTCGAAACAATAAGAAGCTTCGGAAAGAATTCAAGTTTAGACACCTTTTTGGTAATTATCACTTTAGGTTTTTATATTTATTACCTCAATTACACACAAAAATTAAATTACAAAGCAGATCGAAACTTAAAGCCCGAAAATAAAACATCCGATACAGTTAGTTCTCTACTTTTTGCTGTTATTGTTGCCACTTTGGTTCACACTTATATTATACAGCCATTTACGATTCCGTCTTCTTCATTAGAAAAGACATTATACATTGGTGATTTTTTATTTGTAAGCAAATTAAATTTTGGAGCACGGGCTCCTATGACAGCAATTGCATTGCCTATGGTGCATGATTCAATCCCACTTTTAGGCGTTAAATCGTACCTGTTCAATGATGATATTACAAAAAAAGAAACTTCGATTTTGAACAAGTTTCAACTACCCTATTTTAGGTTCCCTGCTATTGAAACGATTAAACGCAATGAAATTGTAGTGTTTAATCAGCCCGCGGATACTTTATTGGATATGGATAATTTTAAACCTGCAAGAAATTATTACAAACCAATTGATAAAAAGACAAATTTAGTAAAACGGTGTGTTGCTATACCCGGAGATTCTTTGGAGATTCGTGAAGGAGACGTTTACATCAATGGAAAACTAAGCAAATTACCAGAAAGTGCAAAACTCCAATATAACTTTTTTGTAAATACTCAAGGGACAAGTATGGATCAAAACTCTCTAGTAAAAATGTATGGAGCTAGAGATGGTTTGAAGGATGGGAATGGAAATTTTGGATTGACCAATAATGGAGAATATGTATTGACTTTAACCGATAACGAAGCACTAAGAATAGCGAACAATCCAGTAGTTAAAAGTGTCAAAAAGTATTTACTCCCAAAAGGAGAAGATGGCGATGTATTTCCACACATTCATATGTTAGGATGGAACATAGACAATTTTGGACCTATTTATATTCCTAAAAAAGGAGTGACAATTAAATTAGACAAAACAACACTTCCATTTTACAAACGCATTATTCAGGAATACGAAAAAAATACATTGCAGATTGACGGTGATAAAATTATAATAAACGGAAAACCAGTTAACAGCTATACTTTTAAACAAGATTATTATTGGATGATGGGAGATAATCGCCAAAACTCTTTAGATGCAAGATTTTGGGGATATGTTCCTTTTGATCATGTAGTTGGCAAACCTGTCTTCATTTGGTTTAGCTGGGATAAAGATGGAAAAGGAATTCAGAAAGTAAGATGGAATCGAGTTTTCTCTTTTGTAAATAATGGGGAACCTAAATCTTATTTAATTCATTTCTTAATCGCTCTAGCAGCCTTTTTCGTTGGTGAGTATTTTTGGAAAAAAAGAAAAGAAAAAAAAGTTTAG
- a CDS encoding WbqC family protein, with protein MNILIHPSYFPSVSHFVAMAQSESITFEMEDNFQKQTNRNRAYIYSPNGIQLLNIPIKHSNLAHQKTKDIKIEPEFDWQKQHFKSLEAAYRSSPFFEYFEDDLLPIFQKKHTFLMDLNFEALEITCKCLRMKLEFETTTEYFHEIDNTRTSDFRYLVNGKKDHSVFENYTQVFDDKFGFMNNLSVLDLLFNEGKFAMDYLKNQVIIK; from the coding sequence ATGAATATTCTAATACATCCCTCCTATTTTCCGTCGGTAAGCCATTTTGTTGCTATGGCTCAATCGGAAAGTATTACGTTCGAAATGGAGGATAATTTTCAGAAACAAACCAATCGCAACAGAGCTTACATTTATAGTCCAAATGGGATTCAGTTATTAAATATCCCCATAAAGCATTCTAATCTAGCACATCAAAAGACAAAAGACATTAAAATAGAACCAGAATTTGACTGGCAAAAACAACATTTCAAATCGTTGGAAGCTGCTTACAGAAGTTCTCCTTTTTTTGAGTATTTTGAAGATGACTTACTTCCTATTTTTCAAAAGAAACATACGTTTTTGATGGATCTGAATTTTGAAGCATTAGAAATAACATGCAAGTGTTTGCGAATGAAATTAGAGTTTGAAACCACTACCGAATATTTCCACGAAATAGATAACACTCGAACGAGCGATTTTCGCTATTTGGTAAACGGGAAAAAAGACCATTCCGTTTTTGAGAACTACACTCAAGTATTCGATGACAAATTCGGATTTATGAACAATCTAAGCGTGCTTGATTTATTATTTAATGAGGGGAAATTTGCAATGGATTATTTAAAAAATCAAGTAATCATCAAATAA
- a CDS encoding endonuclease/exonuclease/phosphatase family protein, whose translation MKNLSWFNKGMFFLNLVLIVLTFIAYLLPFLAPKIFPLLSVFTLFMPLFFLANGLFFLYWGIQFKKRMILSGLVLLVGITFFNKFYKFSAKEFEESDKDFTVMSYNVRLFNVFKWLDRDDIPDVILEFINTENPDILCIQEFSNSANIDLKVYPYKFVLMEGKQIKTGQAIFSKFPIIEHGNIVFPNSNNNVVYADIKKGKDIIRVYNMHLQSIKISPDVNEISENIDVIDQQKSKFLFIRISKAFKQQQEQAAIFKEHEKNCQYPIIICGDMNNSAFSYVYRNIKGKLKDSFEEAGVGFGATYKFKYYPARIDYIFADETMEVKQFESFPEFQNSDHYPIMAKLSMK comes from the coding sequence ATGAAGAACCTTTCATGGTTTAATAAAGGAATGTTTTTTTTGAATTTAGTACTTATTGTGCTAACATTCATCGCCTATTTACTCCCGTTTTTGGCGCCAAAAATTTTTCCCCTTTTGTCGGTTTTCACTTTATTCATGCCTTTGTTTTTTTTAGCAAATGGATTGTTCTTCTTGTATTGGGGAATTCAATTTAAAAAACGCATGATTTTATCCGGCCTTGTCCTTTTGGTTGGGATTACTTTTTTTAATAAGTTTTATAAATTTTCTGCCAAAGAATTTGAGGAAAGCGATAAAGATTTTACGGTTATGAGTTATAACGTAAGATTGTTTAATGTTTTTAAATGGTTGGATCGTGACGATATTCCGGACGTGATTTTAGAATTTATCAACACAGAAAACCCAGACATATTGTGCATTCAGGAGTTTTCTAATTCCGCAAATATTGATCTAAAAGTATATCCCTATAAATTTGTTTTGATGGAAGGAAAACAAATTAAAACGGGCCAGGCAATATTTTCTAAATTCCCTATCATTGAACATGGGAATATTGTATTTCCGAATTCCAATAATAATGTGGTTTATGCCGATATTAAAAAGGGAAAAGATATTATACGAGTTTATAATATGCATTTGCAGTCCATAAAAATTTCTCCGGATGTCAATGAAATTTCCGAAAATATAGATGTAATTGACCAACAAAAATCCAAGTTTCTTTTTATTCGAATTAGTAAAGCGTTTAAGCAACAACAAGAGCAGGCCGCTATTTTTAAGGAGCATGAAAAGAATTGCCAATACCCAATTATTATTTGTGGTGATATGAATAACAGCGCTTTTTCCTATGTGTATCGGAATATAAAAGGAAAGCTTAAAGATAGTTTTGAAGAAGCTGGAGTAGGTTTTGGTGCTACCTATAAGTTCAAATATTATCCGGCTCGAATAGATTATATTTTTGCCGACGAAACTATGGAAGTAAAACAATTTGAGAGCTTCCCCGAATTTCAAAACTCAGATCACTATCCCATTATGGCAAAGTTATCTATGAAATAG
- a CDS encoding rhomboid family intramembrane serine protease, producing the protein MNILDDLKMQYKLGGIALKMIYWNVGCFLVSLVFFYQFKIGAFDFPNWIALSSEPTIFILKPWTFLSYAFFHDGFFHLLFNMLVLNFSSYLFLTFFSSKQYLGLYFLSAIFSGLIFALGFNLMHYSGAIIGASAAIMAVLVAVTTYSPLMNVRFLLIGNVKLWHITAVIIILDLMQFRLENSGGHISHLAGAFFGFVYIKLLQNGTDLSKVVSTVLDFFTNLFKKPSTPFKKVHKNYRKPVEKPISKIVVKDKKQQQIDEILDKISQSGYESLSQEEKEFLFQAGK; encoded by the coding sequence ATGAATATCTTAGACGATTTGAAAATGCAATATAAATTAGGTGGTATCGCCTTAAAAATGATCTATTGGAATGTAGGTTGCTTTTTGGTATCCCTAGTTTTTTTCTATCAATTTAAGATTGGGGCTTTTGATTTTCCCAATTGGATTGCTTTGTCATCAGAGCCAACCATTTTTATATTAAAACCATGGACTTTTCTGTCTTATGCTTTTTTTCATGATGGTTTTTTTCATTTGCTTTTTAATATGTTGGTACTGAATTTTTCGAGCTATTTATTTTTGACTTTTTTTTCCTCAAAACAGTATCTGGGATTATATTTTTTAAGCGCCATTTTTTCGGGGTTGATTTTTGCTCTGGGTTTTAATCTGATGCATTACAGTGGAGCCATAATTGGGGCATCGGCGGCAATAATGGCTGTTTTGGTGGCCGTAACAACTTATAGTCCTTTGATGAATGTGCGATTCTTACTCATAGGAAATGTGAAATTATGGCATATTACAGCGGTAATTATTATTTTGGATTTAATGCAATTCCGATTGGAAAATTCGGGTGGTCATATTTCTCATTTGGCGGGCGCTTTTTTTGGGTTTGTATATATTAAATTGCTTCAAAACGGAACTGATTTGAGTAAGGTTGTGAGTACTGTTTTGGATTTCTTTACCAATTTGTTCAAAAAGCCTTCTACACCTTTCAAAAAAGTACATAAAAATTATAGAAAACCAGTTGAAAAACCAATTTCAAAAATAGTCGTAAAAGATAAAAAGCAACAGCAAATAGACGAGATTTTGGATAAAATTAGTCAGTCTGGTTATGAAAGTTTAAGTCAAGAAGAAAAAGAATTCTTGTTTCAAGCCGGAAAATAA
- a CDS encoding rhomboid family intramembrane serine protease has translation MMNITPTVKQLLIINILFYIGSMIVGEPAYKLLSMYFFESPDFHFWQLFTHMFMHAPLPNIMHIAFNMFALYSFGSALEHFWGGKKFIFFYISCGLGAALLHTAVNYYFFENGITLLVENGYQKVEILKILSEGKFDTKWQELLTPSDFQAFMGAYLGNVVGASGAIYGLLVAFAFMFPNAELALMFIPIPIKAKYFVPGLLLIDLYLGVSGGSLFGGSSGIAHFAHLGGALVGYLIMWYWKKNQFDSHRWN, from the coding sequence ATGATGAATATTACACCTACAGTAAAACAGTTGTTAATTATAAATATATTGTTTTATATAGGCTCGATGATTGTTGGGGAGCCTGCCTATAAATTACTTTCGATGTATTTTTTCGAGAGTCCCGATTTTCATTTTTGGCAACTCTTCACGCATATGTTTATGCATGCACCATTGCCAAATATCATGCATATTGCTTTTAATATGTTTGCTTTGTATTCTTTTGGTTCTGCGTTAGAACATTTTTGGGGTGGTAAAAAATTTATATTCTTTTACATTTCCTGCGGTTTAGGAGCTGCTTTATTGCACACTGCCGTGAATTATTATTTTTTTGAAAATGGAATCACTCTTTTAGTGGAGAATGGTTACCAAAAAGTTGAAATATTAAAAATCTTAAGTGAAGGGAAATTTGATACCAAATGGCAGGAATTATTAACTCCTTCCGATTTTCAGGCATTCATGGGCGCTTATTTAGGTAATGTGGTAGGAGCTTCTGGTGCTATTTATGGTTTATTGGTGGCTTTTGCTTTTATGTTTCCTAATGCTGAATTGGCCTTGATGTTTATTCCAATTCCAATCAAAGCAAAATATTTTGTTCCAGGACTGTTATTAATTGATTTATATTTGGGTGTTTCTGGAGGCTCCTTATTTGGTGGATCTAGTGGAATTGCCCATTTTGCACACCTTGGAGGCGCATTGGTTGGTTATTTGATAATGTGGTATTGGAAGAAAAATCAGTTCGATAGCCATCGTTGGAATTAA
- the mutL gene encoding DNA mismatch repair endonuclease MutL: protein MSSIIQLLPDHVANQIAAGEVVQRPASVVKELLENAVDAKATDIKLIIKDAGKSLVQVIDNGSGMNVTDARMCFERHATSKIRQAEDLFSLHTKGFRGEALASIAAIAHMEMKTKLEQEELGTHIVIEGSKFMSQDVAVLPKGTSFAVKNLFFNIPARRNFLKSDTVEYRHIIDEFQRVALAHPKIHFTFYHNGSDMYNLPPSSLRQRIVNFFGGKTNEKLVPVVEDTEMMNIQGFVSKPEFAKKNRGEQFFFVNDRFIKSPYLHHAVMAAYEGILKDGSQPSYYLYLTVPPNTIDINIHPTKTEIKFDNESAMYAILRASIKHSLGQFNVAPVLDFERDANLDTPYHYKNLDAEVPTIQIDTNFNPFAEDKPNKLFSTYKKAEPTASWESLYVGVKHDTAVVSGGSEFASSNNDYSFENNEFTFENEEVTSSLFDDEEVEQTVHKTYQIHKKYIVSPIKSGMVIVDQSRAHQRVLYEQFLVNMTVQHASSQQLLFPINLFYSATEMELIAELQQSLVNTGFVFEESNSDHVVISGIPVNITESEVAAVLDQLLSDLHNGIPENSFSQNDTIAKSMAKSLAVKTGAYLTEKEQENLVNGLFACKDPNVSPFQKPTFITMRVEDLDKKFAL from the coding sequence ATGTCGAGTATAATTCAATTGCTTCCTGATCATGTTGCCAACCAAATTGCCGCTGGTGAAGTGGTGCAAAGACCTGCTTCAGTAGTAAAAGAACTACTGGAAAATGCAGTGGATGCAAAAGCAACAGACATTAAGTTGATTATTAAAGATGCCGGGAAGTCATTGGTACAAGTTATTGATAATGGCTCGGGGATGAATGTTACTGATGCACGTATGTGCTTTGAGCGTCATGCTACTTCCAAGATTCGCCAAGCCGAAGATTTATTTTCATTGCATACCAAAGGGTTTCGTGGAGAAGCATTGGCCTCTATTGCGGCGATTGCCCACATGGAAATGAAAACCAAATTGGAGCAGGAAGAATTAGGAACTCACATCGTTATTGAAGGAAGTAAATTCATGTCCCAAGATGTGGCGGTTTTGCCAAAAGGAACTTCATTTGCTGTCAAAAACTTATTTTTTAATATCCCCGCAAGACGTAATTTCCTGAAATCGGATACGGTTGAATATCGCCATATAATTGATGAATTTCAACGCGTTGCTTTGGCGCATCCTAAAATTCATTTTACGTTTTACCACAATGGTAGTGATATGTACAATTTGCCACCGTCGAGTTTAAGGCAGCGAATTGTTAACTTTTTTGGTGGAAAAACCAATGAAAAATTAGTTCCTGTTGTAGAAGATACAGAGATGATGAATATTCAGGGTTTTGTAAGTAAACCTGAATTTGCCAAAAAGAATAGGGGAGAGCAGTTTTTCTTTGTCAATGACCGTTTCATAAAAAGTCCCTATTTGCATCATGCTGTTATGGCTGCTTATGAAGGGATTTTGAAAGATGGTTCACAACCCAGTTATTATTTGTATTTAACGGTTCCGCCAAATACAATCGATATCAATATACATCCCACAAAAACCGAAATCAAGTTTGATAATGAAAGTGCAATGTATGCTATTCTAAGAGCTTCGATAAAACATAGTTTGGGGCAGTTTAATGTGGCTCCTGTTTTGGATTTTGAAAGGGATGCTAATTTGGACACGCCTTACCATTATAAAAATCTAGACGCGGAGGTGCCAACTATCCAAATAGACACAAATTTTAATCCTTTTGCAGAAGATAAACCCAATAAGCTTTTTTCGACATATAAAAAAGCGGAACCAACAGCCAGTTGGGAGAGTTTGTATGTGGGAGTGAAACACGATACAGCTGTTGTTTCAGGCGGTAGCGAATTTGCTTCCAGCAACAACGATTATTCTTTTGAGAACAATGAATTTACTTTTGAAAACGAAGAGGTAACTTCATCGTTATTCGATGATGAGGAAGTGGAACAAACGGTCCATAAAACGTATCAAATACATAAAAAATACATAGTTTCTCCTATAAAATCCGGAATGGTGATTGTGGATCAAAGTAGAGCTCATCAGCGTGTTTTGTACGAACAATTTCTAGTGAATATGACAGTTCAGCATGCATCAAGTCAGCAATTGTTATTTCCTATTAATTTGTTTTATTCAGCAACCGAAATGGAACTTATTGCGGAACTTCAACAGTCGTTAGTCAATACGGGTTTTGTTTTTGAGGAGTCTAACTCTGACCATGTCGTGATTTCGGGAATTCCTGTGAATATTACCGAGAGCGAAGTTGCAGCTGTTTTAGATCAGTTATTGAGTGATTTGCATAACGGAATTCCGGAGAATAGTTTCAGTCAGAATGATACTATTGCCAAATCGATGGCTAAAAGTTTGGCTGTCAAAACGGGTGCTTATTTGACCGAAAAAGAACAGGAAAATTTAGTAAATGGACTTTTTGCATGTAAGGATCCAAATGTTTCCCCATTTCAAAAACCGACTTTCATCACCATGCGTGTGGAAGACTTAGATAAAAAATTTGCATTATGA
- a CDS encoding DUF6624 domain-containing protein: MIISIVNRYSLVLLLFVFVFCHAQGIIDEGLKKELDGIYKSDQILREYIDSETTDSRKLQILNETGYSNDDLANGKVYMILNKRDSINLIRIEEIIAKFGYPGKTLVGEPTNEAAWYVIQHSKKIADYFPMIQEAGASNEIPFTKVAMMHDRMLMQEGKEQLYGTQVSGQYILNAATGKKEFWYCVWPILNAESVNELRKEAGFTNTVEEYAKSMGVEYKRYTLAEIKQLTIKE; this comes from the coding sequence ATGATAATTTCGATTGTAAATAGATATTCACTGGTTCTTTTGTTGTTTGTATTTGTATTCTGTCATGCACAAGGAATTATTGATGAAGGCTTGAAAAAAGAGTTGGACGGGATTTACAAATCGGACCAAATTCTTCGAGAATATATCGATTCAGAAACTACCGATAGCAGAAAGTTGCAGATTCTTAACGAAACTGGTTACTCCAATGACGATTTGGCAAATGGCAAGGTATATATGATACTGAATAAGCGAGATTCCATTAATCTTATTCGGATTGAGGAAATTATTGCAAAGTTTGGTTATCCTGGAAAAACATTGGTTGGAGAACCAACAAATGAAGCGGCTTGGTATGTAATTCAGCACAGTAAAAAAATAGCAGATTATTTCCCAATGATTCAGGAAGCGGGAGCAAGCAACGAAATACCTTTTACCAAAGTGGCCATGATGCACGACAGAATGCTGATGCAGGAAGGGAAGGAACAGCTTTATGGAACGCAAGTGTCGGGACAGTATATTCTAAACGCAGCAACAGGGAAGAAGGAGTTTTGGTATTGTGTTTGGCCTATTTTAAACGCGGAATCCGTAAATGAATTAAGGAAAGAAGCGGGGTTTACCAACACTGTTGAAGAGTATGCAAAAAGCATGGGAGTAGAATATAAACGCTATACACTTGCTGAAATAAAGCAATTAACAATAAAAGAATAA